The following coding sequences lie in one Aspergillus puulaauensis MK2 DNA, chromosome 3, nearly complete sequence genomic window:
- a CDS encoding uncharacterized protein (COG:S;~EggNog:ENOG410PH5E;~InterPro:IPR014063,IPR005025,IPR029039;~PFAM:PF03358;~go_function: GO:0016491 - oxidoreductase activity [Evidence IEA]) — MTVANNLAAPSNSHEIESTQSLALPETEDDIQIRQQYRPFLTDQTDDDWVSKLELTTVLDLAATDLALTNRRLKVLVLYGSLRRRSYSRLVALEAARILFRLGCDVRVFNPEGLPVKNDIDQDHHKVQELRGLSAWSEGHVWISPEQHGNLTAAFKNQIDWIPLSTGSVRPTQGRTLAIGQVCGGSQSFNAVNSLRILGRWMRMFTIPNQSSIPQAYTHFPDEGQPGDQRLKASGNRDRLVDCMEEFVKYTILMRPHRDVFGDRFSEREERRVKEAKVAIKIYAMPRPKRKTKAEDLARVRRNQRKSRARKKERVMELEQRVAQLEAAATESSAQSLRNENRALRGLLESVGFDGVSLNRYLQGSGSTTDDQMGGSDVQAFALAPDSSQVQFMGGLSAISGITRDEITLLESVSLAELELDHAMQNQFIPLNSDHFQMNSPRSLPTEQAPADLSTTADLAGMIRRTDSTAGSVNNETTLCSIAFHLVVQCNRAGKDVLELETKLRYGYKLPAVPGEGCRVDNRTLLAVLAELV; from the exons ATGACGGTCGCAAACAACCTAGCAGCACCAAGCAATTCCCACGAGATAGAAAGCACACAATCATTAGCCCTCCCAGAAACCGAAGACGACATCCAAATCCGCCAGCAATACCGCCCGTTCCTCACCGACCAGACCGACGACGACTGGGTCAGCAAGCTAGAATTAACAACAGTCCTGGATCTAGCAGCCACAGACCTGGCCCTCACAAATCGCCGCTTAAAGGTCCTCGTCCTCTACGGTAGTCTGCGCCGGCGCTCATACTCCCGTCTCGTCGCGCTCGAAGCGGCCCGCATCCTCTTCCGGCTGGGATGCGATGTCCGCGTGTTTAACCCTGAGGGTCTACCGGTGAAGAATGACATCGACCAGGATCATCATAAGGTCCAGGAACTCCGGGGCCTGAGTGCCTGGAGCGAGGGGCATGTTTGGATTTCGCCAGAGCAGCATGGGAATCTG ACCGCAGCATTCAAGAACCAAATCGACTGGATCCCACTGAGCACAGGAAGCGTCCGACCAACGCAAGGCCGCACTCTAGCCATCGGGCAAGTCTGCGGCGGATCGCAGTCCTTCAATGCCGTGAACTCCCTACGGATTCTTGGCCGGTGGATGCGCATGTTCACTATCCCTAACCAGTCGTCGATCCCGCAGGCTTATACGCATTTCCCGGATGAGGGGCAGCCCGGGGATCAGCGGCTCAAGGCGAGTGGGAATCGGGATCGCTTGGTGGATTGTATGGAGGAGTTTGTGAAGTATACGATATTGATGAGGCCGCATAGGGATGTCTTTGGAGATCGGTTTAgtgagagggaggagaggagggtgaagGAGGCCAAGGTTGCTA TAAAGATATACGCCATGCCACGGCCAAAACGCAAAACCAAG GCCGAAGATCTCGCCAGGGTACGCCGCAACCAGCGGAAATCGCGAGCGCGTAAGAAAGAGCGTGTTATGGAACTAGAGCAAAGAGTCGCGCAGCTCGAGGCCGCAGCGACGGAATCCTCAGCGCAGAGTCTAAGAAATGAGAATCGCGCATTAAGGGGGTTGTTAGAGTCTGTTGGGTTCGATGGGGTGTCGTTGAATAGGTATCTCCAGGGCTCTGGGAGCACGACCGATGATCAAATGGGTGGATCTGACGTTCAGGCCTTCGCGCTGGCTCCAGACTCGTCTCAGGTTCAGTTTATGGGCGGACTCTCAGCA ATCTCTGGTATTACGAGGGACGAGATCACTCTGCTAGAATCTGTGTCCTTGGCAGAACTGGAGCTTGATCATGCAATGCAAAACCAATTTATCCCTCTGAACAGTGACCATTTCCAGATGAATTCGCCACGGTCGCTTCCAACGGAGCAGGCCCCAGCTGATCTATCTACGACAGCAGACCTGGCTGGGATGATTCGAAGGACAGATTCGACCGCAGGCTCGGTGAACAACGAGACAACGCTGTGCAGTATTGCGTTCCATCTCGTCGTCCAATGCAACAGAGCAGGGAAGGAtgtgctggagctggagactaAGTTGCGATACGGCTATAAATTGCCGGCTGTTCCGGGAGAAGGATGTCGAGTGGATAATAGGACGCTTCTGGCAGTGCTTGCTGAGCTTGTATGA
- a CDS encoding arsenate reductase ArsC (COG:T;~EggNog:ENOG410PWY4;~InterPro:IPR023485,IPR036196;~PFAM:PF01451) → MPHKSSVLFVCIHNAGRSQMAAGYLTHLAGDTIEVRSAGSAPANSVNPAVIDAMREEGIDLATQKPKILTEDAVRLSDVVITMGCGDVCPVFPGKRYLDWELEDPAGQELDSIRPIRDGIRRRVEGLIAELEGTT, encoded by the coding sequence ATGCCTCATAAATCCAGCGTCCTATTCGTCTGCATCCACAACGCAGGCCGCTCTCAAATGGCCGCAGGCTACCTCACCCATCTCGCCGGAGACACGATCGAAGTGCGTTCTGCTGGCTCTGCCCCAGCCAACTCTGTCAACCCTGCGGTAATCGACGCTATGCGCGAGGAAGGCATCGATTTGGCCACCCAGAAACCGAAGATCCTCACCGAAGATGCAGTTCGTCTCAGCGACGTTGTTATCACGATGGGCTGCGGAGATGTCTGTCCTGTTTTCCCTGGGAAGAGGTACCTTGACTGGGAACTTGAGGATCCGGCTGGGCAGGAATTGGACTCGATACGTCCGATCCGGGATGGAATCCGCCGGCGTGTAGAGGGGCTTATTGCTGAGTTGGAGGGGACTACTTGA